TTTCAAAAACCAATGACAAAGGCGCTGTTACAGGTCATAAAGTAATTGTAGAAATAACCAACTATGGTAATGAAAGACGAAGCCCAGAAGGTAGTATCACTGAAATCATTGGGCATGTAAACGATCCAGGAACAGATATTACTTCAATTGTTAGAGGATTTAACCTTCCAGTTGATTTTCCTGAAGCAGTTATGAGAGAAGTTGAAAGCATACCAGCAGAAGTACAAGAAAAAGAATTAAAAAACAGATTGGATATTAGAGATTGGCAAACAGTAACCATTGACGGTGAAGATGCGAAAGACCTTGACGATGCCATCACAATCACTAAAAAACCAGATGGAAAATACACATTAGGGGTACACATAGCAGACGTTACTCACTATGTAAAAGAGAATTCATTTCTTGATAAAGAAGCCATCACTAGAGCCACAAGCGTATACTTAGTAGATAGGGTTATTCCTATGCTACCTCACAAATTATCCAATGGTATATGTTCACTAAATGCAAATGTAGACCGATTGGCTCTAAGTTGTATTATGGACCTAGATGAAAATGGTACTGTAATTGGACATAAAATAGAACAAACAGTTATCAATGTAGATAGAAGAATGACCTATACAGCAGTTAAAAAAATACTTGAAGAAAATGACGAGGAAACCATAGCTGAATACAAAGAATTGGTACCAATGTTCAAAGATATGGAAGACCTAGCAATGCTTCTTAGAACAAAACGTAAACAAAGAGGGTCTATAGACTTTGACTTCCCAGAAAGTAAGATCATCTTAAATGAACAAGGGGAACCAATAGATATAAAAGCTTATGATAGAAATGTGGCTACTAAAATCATTGAAGAATTTATGTTATTAGCCAATGAAACCATAGCAGAAGACTATCACTGGCAAGAGCTTCCTTTTGTCTATAGAACTCACGAATTGCCTGATCCAGAAAAAATACAGAAATTAGGACAGTTCATATACAATTTTGGATACCGTATCAAAGGTCATAAGGAAAGCATTCATCCAAAAGAAATTCAAAAATTACTGTCTGAAATAGAAGGCAAGCCAGAAGAACCAATTATTAGCCGTTTGGCATTACGCTCTATGAAGCAGGCAAGATATACAGCAAGCAATGATGGACACTTTGGTCTATCAGCAAAATACTACACTCACTTTACATCACCAATTAGAAGATACCCAGACTTACAGATTCATAGAATCATCAAGCAGAATCTAAACGGTGAGTTAAATGAGAAAAAAATAGCCCATTATAAGAGTATATTGCCTCAAGTAACAAAACAATGCTCCGAATTAGAAAGAAGAGCAGAAGAAGCGGAAAGAGAAACAAACAAACTTAAAAAAGTAGAATATATGTCTAAACACATTGGTGAAGAATTCGAAGGTGTTATCTCAGGGGTAACAAGTTGGGGTATTTATGTGGAATTGCCTAATACAGTAGAAGGATTGGTTCATGTGACGGCATTAGACGATGATTACTACATTTTTGACCAAGAAAAATATATGTTTGTTGGAGAACGCACCAGTAAGATATATAGAATTGGTGATACAGTTAATATAAGAGTTTTAGGTACTGACAAGATACAGAAAACCATAGATTTTGAAATGGTAGAATAACCTTTAATCCCCCACATTACTGTGGGGGATATTATACGCTTTATCTAGTATAGTTAGAGGTGATTAAATGTTAGAGGTAATATCAGATTCTTTAATATTATTAACTGTTGGCGTGTTATTACTAAGACTGGCAGGTAGAAAATCCATATCCCAGTTAACCATTCCACAGACCATTATAATGATTTCTATAGGGAACTTAATCATACAGCCAATCGTAGAAACAAGTGTTTGGAAAACCATTGTTGGCGCTAGTACATTTATAGCCTTTTTATTGGTTATGGAAGTGGGCCAAGTCAAATACAATTGGGTAGAAAAGCTTTTAAAAGGTCATGCCGTTATCGTTATTG
The nucleotide sequence above comes from Natranaerovirga pectinivora. Encoded proteins:
- the rnr gene encoding ribonuclease R; this encodes MNNIEFDTKKQIIMDLVSHPEYRPLKIKEIAALLDIPQHDRHILDEVLQTLIAEGKLIKTKRSKYAVPEKLNLISGVFEGHPKGFGFVVVEEEENDIFIPGDNTNGALHKDKVLIKIVSEPSGRRKEGEVVQIVERGVTEVIGTFDKSSNFGFVIPDNPKLFKDIFVSKTNDKGAVTGHKVIVEITNYGNERRSPEGSITEIIGHVNDPGTDITSIVRGFNLPVDFPEAVMREVESIPAEVQEKELKNRLDIRDWQTVTIDGEDAKDLDDAITITKKPDGKYTLGVHIADVTHYVKENSFLDKEAITRATSVYLVDRVIPMLPHKLSNGICSLNANVDRLALSCIMDLDENGTVIGHKIEQTVINVDRRMTYTAVKKILEENDEETIAEYKELVPMFKDMEDLAMLLRTKRKQRGSIDFDFPESKIILNEQGEPIDIKAYDRNVATKIIEEFMLLANETIAEDYHWQELPFVYRTHELPDPEKIQKLGQFIYNFGYRIKGHKESIHPKEIQKLLSEIEGKPEEPIISRLALRSMKQARYTASNDGHFGLSAKYYTHFTSPIRRYPDLQIHRIIKQNLNGELNEKKIAHYKSILPQVTKQCSELERRAEEAERETNKLKKVEYMSKHIGEEFEGVISGVTSWGIYVELPNTVEGLVHVTALDDDYYIFDQEKYMFVGERTSKIYRIGDTVNIRVLGTDKIQKTIDFEMVE